Proteins encoded in a region of the Spirochaetota bacterium genome:
- a CDS encoding TolC family protein, with the protein MTYRTTQKGHRIRLFCAPLLGFLAAALFTVSLHAIDSDVKKMLRAATGVTDEDVRAASGKKEITLFDAFALAVLKTERLAIEGESAIQAQERKLQAIEAWLPYFSLRANKVFPDPDTRHINLARSAVSLYLRQPIITGLKEASLIKSAWSDRKIREYQLHNGAGQLLMDVGTAYYSVLLLERDLKNNEELLKLSMKTVGEIRRRVDIGRSRQSDLLRTNGQIYTLQARIKSLSTGLDHARLVLAALTGIETEFSLSDSVKLNDPPYTPGDVTALAEARWDVKAAREQREYAKAGVLAAYGAHLPSAYLEGSYYLWQDSLYKTDKTRQLTQLALSSNPASSLLGARLNNGNPTRTRDYYFSLGAELPIFGGDITFARVREANSRKRQADLALSQAVRFARQDIVDSFQNWESSKVELEAYRKALASAEQSYQVVSNEYRLNQVTILDVLTSLTNLQNARDDFDRALLQLKLNRMRLGVSINEFTGEKIKSLK; encoded by the coding sequence ATGACATATCGTACTACCCAAAAAGGCCACAGGATCCGCCTTTTTTGTGCCCCGCTACTGGGATTTCTTGCCGCTGCGCTGTTTACCGTTTCTCTTCATGCCATCGACAGCGACGTGAAAAAAATGCTCCGCGCCGCCACCGGCGTCACCGACGAGGACGTCAGGGCGGCGTCGGGAAAAAAGGAGATCACCCTCTTCGACGCCTTCGCCCTGGCGGTGCTCAAGACCGAGCGCCTGGCCATCGAGGGGGAGAGCGCGATCCAGGCGCAGGAGCGGAAGCTCCAGGCCATCGAGGCATGGCTCCCCTATTTTTCGCTCAGGGCGAACAAGGTCTTCCCCGATCCGGACACCAGGCATATAAACCTGGCGCGGTCGGCCGTAAGCCTCTACCTGCGCCAGCCCATCATCACCGGCCTCAAGGAAGCTTCCCTGATCAAATCGGCGTGGTCCGACAGGAAGATCAGGGAGTACCAGCTCCATAACGGCGCGGGCCAGCTGCTGATGGACGTCGGAACGGCCTATTACTCGGTCCTCCTTCTCGAGCGCGACCTGAAAAACAACGAGGAGCTCCTCAAACTGTCCATGAAAACGGTCGGCGAGATCAGGCGCCGCGTCGATATCGGCCGGAGCAGGCAGAGCGACCTGTTAAGGACAAACGGGCAGATATACACCCTCCAGGCGCGCATCAAGTCCCTGAGCACCGGCCTTGATCACGCGAGGCTGGTCCTGGCCGCCCTGACCGGCATTGAGACCGAGTTTTCCCTTTCTGATTCGGTCAAGCTGAACGACCCGCCGTACACGCCCGGGGATGTCACGGCCCTCGCGGAGGCCCGCTGGGACGTGAAGGCCGCCCGGGAGCAGAGGGAATACGCGAAGGCCGGCGTCCTCGCCGCGTACGGGGCCCATCTCCCCTCCGCGTATCTTGAAGGAAGCTACTACCTCTGGCAGGATTCTCTTTACAAGACCGATAAGACCAGGCAGCTGACGCAGCTGGCCCTTTCGTCCAATCCGGCGTCTTCGCTGCTCGGGGCGCGTCTGAACAACGGGAACCCGACCAGGACCCGCGATTACTATTTTTCACTCGGCGCGGAGCTGCCGATCTTCGGCGGCGACATCACCTTCGCCAGGGTCCGGGAGGCCAATTCCAGGAAGCGCCAGGCCGACCTGGCATTATCGCAGGCGGTCCGTTTCGCCAGGCAGGATATCGTCGATTCGTTCCAGAACTGGGAAAGCTCGAAGGTCGAGCTCGAGGCGTACCGCAAGGCGCTGGCGTCGGCCGAGCAGAGCTACCAGGTCGTGTCGAATGAATACCGGCTGAACCAGGTGACGATCCTGGACGTGCTGACCTCGCTCACCAATCTCCAGAACGCGCGGGACGATTTCGACCGCGCCCTGCTGCAGCTCAAGCTCAACCGCATGCGCCTGGGCGTTTCCATTAACGAGTTCACCGGCGAGAAAATCAAGTCCCTCAAGTAG
- the bamA gene encoding outer membrane protein assembly factor BamA — protein MRPFTERSTGARTAALVLAAAMALLSAAPARAMPAKDVPSARYNGAAVGSITVRFHDFNDRENINEWTDTARKALQLREGDPFSAALLEDSKKSLAMLKRFSSIQTDIRLDGGKVALDFSLTPYRFIRNIVIRGNGAVLESEISSTMTIHAGEAFQPERLPEQERLVREKFIAEGFIDPAVTARAKRSGRDGNYTVYVTIRPGAYYSYGDITVEGNRAYPDAAIRLRLFSETFRFIESEFRNNISLLRKQYWNQGYPEAEIRYTINRDRAAGLADIDITISEGRKYRVRFTGNRRFRDITLRKSLAFAERGNRNDAGARKSARNIADLYKSKGYPGAQVKVETREAVERGNRRTIVTFVIDEGRRVDVEELRITGNASFGEKRILKLMRTAASGRIIKKIFNPDLLNNDILMIESFYIKNGFREAAVTPRVTMSRDRTKARILIAIAEGPRTLVTAIGFRGNHVIDDKDLRAKIDLAPGAPFQEAAVKSAENRIAMAVSALGYPYVTVRGTASISADRAGAALLFTIDEGKQVRLGNVFFSGNLRTMTSYLKKQISNRPGDPLSVSRMLEEYKNISDMEIFQWVNMATSGLEEKKERADLYIDVLERKPYVFNIGGGYNSEKGFFANTGLEDKNFLGRYKSLWARGEASETGYSAAAGLTEPRLIGPRASATLSFSIEKLKEFNQTFGTIVYGPTLSMKSFWFDGLAAGLGVSYQQRKMIGYLSMGDLGDVDKTGTYHLRRILLFSAALTYDRRDSFIRPRKGFIAAFSADVSVDLTRPKWRLLAADYSDNFIKYHGSLKGYITPLPRLTFAAQAAIGYIQPYTFFKGVISDQLFYLGGIGDVRGFRENMLKRDLFNKAAGGRASFAASVEARIDLGYNFELTGFFDAGRIDNTFHRFFRMRMSAGAGLRYVTPVGPIGLLYGFKINRQRGDDLGMLHLSIGYTF, from the coding sequence ATGAGACCCTTTACCGAGAGATCGACAGGAGCGAGGACCGCCGCCCTGGTCTTGGCCGCGGCGATGGCCCTGCTCTCCGCCGCGCCGGCCCGGGCCATGCCGGCGAAGGACGTCCCCTCCGCACGGTATAACGGCGCCGCCGTCGGTTCCATCACCGTGCGGTTTCATGATTTCAACGATCGGGAGAATATCAACGAATGGACGGACACGGCGCGGAAGGCGCTCCAGCTCCGCGAGGGCGATCCTTTTTCCGCCGCCCTGCTGGAGGATTCGAAAAAGTCCCTGGCCATGCTGAAGAGATTCTCGTCCATACAGACCGACATCCGCCTAGACGGCGGGAAGGTGGCCCTGGACTTCAGCCTGACGCCGTACCGCTTCATACGGAATATCGTCATCCGCGGAAACGGAGCGGTCCTGGAAAGCGAGATCTCCTCCACCATGACGATCCACGCCGGCGAGGCCTTTCAGCCGGAGCGCCTGCCGGAGCAGGAAAGGCTGGTCCGGGAGAAATTCATCGCCGAGGGATTCATCGACCCGGCCGTGACCGCCCGGGCGAAAAGGAGCGGCAGGGACGGCAACTACACGGTCTATGTCACGATACGGCCCGGCGCGTATTATTCCTACGGCGACATCACCGTGGAGGGGAACCGCGCCTATCCGGACGCCGCCATCCGGCTGCGGCTCTTTTCAGAAACCTTCCGCTTCATCGAATCTGAATTCAGGAACAACATCTCCCTCCTGCGAAAGCAGTACTGGAACCAGGGCTACCCCGAGGCCGAGATCCGGTACACGATAAACAGGGACCGGGCCGCCGGCCTTGCCGATATCGACATCACGATCAGCGAGGGCCGGAAATACAGGGTCCGCTTTACCGGGAACAGGCGCTTCCGGGACATCACCCTCAGGAAAAGCCTCGCCTTTGCCGAGCGGGGGAACAGGAACGACGCCGGCGCGAGAAAGAGCGCCCGGAACATCGCGGACCTCTACAAATCGAAGGGCTATCCCGGCGCGCAGGTCAAGGTGGAGACGCGGGAGGCCGTGGAGCGGGGAAACAGGCGCACGATCGTCACCTTCGTCATCGACGAGGGCCGCCGCGTCGACGTGGAGGAGCTGCGGATCACGGGAAACGCCTCCTTCGGCGAAAAGCGGATACTGAAGCTGATGCGCACCGCCGCGTCGGGACGGATCATAAAAAAAATATTCAATCCCGACCTGCTGAACAACGACATCCTCATGATAGAATCGTTTTACATAAAGAACGGATTCCGGGAGGCGGCGGTCACTCCCCGCGTCACGATGAGCCGCGACAGGACCAAGGCGCGGATACTGATCGCCATTGCCGAGGGACCGCGCACCCTTGTCACGGCAATCGGGTTCAGGGGAAACCATGTCATCGACGACAAAGACCTCCGGGCGAAAATCGACCTTGCCCCCGGCGCCCCCTTCCAGGAGGCGGCGGTCAAAAGCGCGGAAAACCGGATCGCCATGGCGGTGTCCGCCCTCGGCTATCCCTACGTCACCGTCAGGGGGACTGCTTCCATAAGCGCGGACCGCGCCGGCGCGGCGCTCCTCTTCACCATCGACGAGGGTAAGCAGGTCAGGCTGGGGAACGTGTTCTTTTCCGGCAACCTCCGCACCATGACGTCCTACCTGAAAAAACAGATATCCAACAGGCCCGGCGATCCCCTGTCGGTGTCCCGGATGCTGGAGGAGTACAAGAACATCAGCGACATGGAAATCTTCCAGTGGGTGAACATGGCGACCTCCGGCCTGGAGGAAAAGAAGGAACGGGCAGACCTGTACATCGACGTGCTGGAAAGAAAACCGTACGTATTCAACATCGGCGGCGGCTACAATTCGGAGAAGGGGTTCTTCGCCAATACCGGCCTGGAGGACAAAAACTTCCTGGGCAGATACAAGTCGCTGTGGGCCAGGGGCGAAGCGAGCGAGACCGGCTACAGCGCGGCCGCGGGATTGACGGAGCCGCGCCTCATCGGCCCCCGGGCCTCGGCTACCTTGAGCTTTTCCATAGAAAAGCTTAAGGAATTCAACCAGACCTTCGGCACCATCGTGTACGGCCCGACCCTGTCGATGAAATCGTTCTGGTTCGATGGCCTCGCCGCAGGCCTGGGCGTCAGCTACCAGCAGAGGAAAATGATCGGCTACCTGTCCATGGGAGACCTGGGCGATGTCGACAAGACCGGCACGTACCATCTCAGGCGGATACTCCTCTTCTCGGCCGCCCTCACCTACGACCGCAGGGATTCCTTCATCCGGCCCCGGAAAGGCTTCATCGCGGCCTTCTCCGCCGACGTATCGGTGGATCTCACCAGGCCGAAGTGGCGGCTCCTGGCCGCGGATTACTCCGACAATTTCATCAAGTATCACGGGAGCCTCAAGGGCTATATCACGCCGCTGCCGCGCCTCACCTTCGCGGCCCAGGCGGCGATCGGCTACATCCAGCCCTACACGTTTTTCAAGGGCGTCATCAGCGACCAGCTGTTCTACCTCGGCGGGATCGGGGACGTCCGGGGTTTCAGGGAGAACATGCTGAAGCGCGACCTCTTCAACAAGGCGGCCGGGGGCCGCGCGTCCTTCGCGGCGAGCGTCGAGGCCCGCATCGACCTGGGATACAACTTCGAGCTGACCGGCTTCTTCGACGCCGGCAGGATAGACAACACCTTCCACCGCTTTTTCAGAATGCGCATGTCCGCCGGCGCGGGCCTGCGCTACGTCACCCCCGTGGGACCCATCGGCCTCCTCTACGGCTTCAAGATCAACCGGCAGAGGGGCGATGACCTGGGGATGCTCCACCTGTCGATCGGATACACCTTTTAA
- a CDS encoding translocation/assembly module TamB domain-containing protein, with product MKLLKKTLLVLSIAIAATAVLAVQAILVLNADFAQRRARKIINGIIPGSITWESLRISPLTGRVEITKALLTGEDRAPIAGFDRLRARISVWSALRGKLDIAEARLEKPVCLLALDRDGRLNIVKAFGILPEKQKAPGKPAGLPGFLVVGKCVLEKGRFGFARPSSNFELDIGDISATAGLNFRDETGSIELTIGRGYFTAGGRRTDLKRLTLSSAVTGGIAERLRLKLQTTASDLAIEGDIEELFRNPAFNISARYAISLSELHDILNMTRPLNGTVNGTFRARGTVNNPAVSLTGDYSGGAILGNRVDAARADISMEDRVVTINTVKALAGAGSLELRGSISLRDACRDGFIRPNRDPDMISYAVTAAARNYNIGNIPGLSRNARGLVNADISFSARGVYADTMSALMDLKGSITNFSIGTKAAPAAASLQARASMEDGILRVDALEADLGNARLRAGGSIDTAAKSMRGAFSVQSKDIGGEASALGLGGCGGSARMEGSLSGTIRRPVVAVTLSGEAIHVRDIAIGDLFLGATLDGAGAITVTKFTLSNGESRVALSGAVGLFNEGLRGLRADPPITLDIERFAVSPGDFDGRFGGALTLTGRVSGSVRDPRGALALSGANLNLRIQRFKSLDCTVNFRDRKAIIDPLLLTLSPGEAIRCDGWIGTDRSYDFTMTSDPISLTRIQALEAAEGLQGRMTIDMKGKGFLGNPALGGSIAATGLTYGDTAYDDMIVRVTMADHRISFKGRMNFDLEGSYDLRDRGFTAAALFDRTDLTPYLAAAGRKSLGGAVTGTVRASGNAAAPARSDLRLSLGQLELFSEGRRLVTSRKCEAVLSKGIFTIPGINLSLLDSGWIAIGGRGNLSGPLAVTCDARVPLELANRFTDSLTNFTGTLSVKGGLTGTAQRPRMSAVIGLDRIGFFIPAINNDIRDLTGGISLSPDRVTLDRIRGNVGEGVFSIGGSMAARGLKLSDIRVNAAARNIPVEITDTMRMTFDANARITGNSARTLLRGDVTVLEGIYYQDLVLRPLQEIGAVTDRPTKAADEKARRTILDSIIIDAAVRTRSPFAVENNIAGLKIASDLRIAGTAATPVLIGSARVESGVIHYLGRDFDIVKGKIDFINPYRIEPLISISSNARIQKWLVSIAVSGTPSTLRYDLSSSPVLDSNNILSLVMLGKTTGGAMTYSASDLLGQLIAFNYGGQIKKSTGIDTLEVKAPDPKTGKGQSVTIGKYLDRRFSVYYTVGKDSKDIRTASTVKYRLNDSVLLDLKYDSKGEVGIDMQYNKEFR from the coding sequence ATGAAGTTACTGAAAAAAACCCTCCTGGTCCTGTCAATCGCCATAGCCGCAACTGCCGTGCTGGCGGTGCAGGCTATCCTGGTTCTCAATGCCGATTTCGCCCAGAGGCGCGCCCGGAAAATCATTAACGGCATCATTCCCGGCTCGATCACCTGGGAGAGCCTCCGCATTTCGCCGCTTACCGGCAGGGTTGAAATAACAAAGGCTCTCCTCACCGGGGAAGACCGGGCTCCCATAGCCGGCTTTGACCGCCTCAGGGCGCGGATATCGGTCTGGTCGGCCCTGCGGGGAAAGCTTGACATAGCCGAGGCGCGCCTGGAAAAACCGGTGTGCCTCCTCGCGCTGGACAGGGACGGCAGACTCAACATCGTCAAGGCCTTCGGGATCTTGCCGGAAAAACAGAAGGCTCCCGGCAAGCCCGCCGGTCTGCCGGGCTTTCTCGTTGTCGGGAAATGCGTTCTGGAAAAGGGACGCTTTGGCTTTGCCCGGCCTTCATCGAACTTTGAACTGGACATTGGCGATATCAGCGCAACGGCGGGACTGAACTTCAGGGATGAAACCGGATCCATCGAACTGACGATCGGCAGGGGATACTTCACTGCCGGGGGCCGCAGGACCGACCTGAAGCGCCTGACCCTGTCAAGCGCCGTCACCGGCGGAATAGCGGAGCGTCTCCGGCTGAAACTGCAAACCACGGCTTCGGACCTGGCGATAGAGGGGGACATAGAGGAGCTCTTCAGGAACCCCGCTTTCAACATCAGCGCCCGCTACGCGATTTCCCTGTCCGAGCTCCACGACATTCTGAACATGACCCGGCCCTTAAACGGCACTGTCAATGGCACCTTCAGGGCGCGCGGCACCGTGAACAACCCGGCCGTCTCGCTCACGGGCGATTACTCCGGCGGCGCAATCCTCGGGAACAGGGTGGACGCCGCCAGGGCCGACATCTCCATGGAGGACCGGGTCGTTACGATCAACACGGTGAAGGCCCTGGCCGGAGCCGGGTCCCTGGAGCTGCGCGGATCCATCAGCCTGCGCGATGCCTGCCGGGACGGCTTCATCAGGCCCAACCGCGATCCGGACATGATATCATACGCGGTGACGGCCGCTGCCAGAAATTATAATATCGGGAACATCCCCGGCCTCAGCCGCAATGCGCGGGGCCTTGTCAACGCCGATATATCCTTCTCCGCAAGGGGCGTTTACGCCGATACCATGTCAGCGTTGATGGACCTTAAGGGGTCCATAACGAATTTTTCCATCGGGACAAAAGCGGCGCCCGCCGCGGCGAGCCTCCAGGCAAGGGCGTCCATGGAAGACGGTATCCTCAGGGTGGACGCCCTGGAGGCGGACCTCGGCAACGCCCGTCTCAGGGCGGGCGGGTCCATCGATACAGCGGCTAAGTCGATGCGTGGCGCCTTCTCGGTCCAGAGCAAGGACATAGGCGGTGAAGCCTCGGCGCTGGGCCTTGGCGGCTGCGGCGGCTCCGCGCGCATGGAGGGCTCCCTTTCCGGGACCATCCGCCGCCCCGTCGTTGCTGTTACCCTGTCGGGAGAAGCGATCCACGTCAGGGACATCGCCATCGGCGATCTCTTTCTCGGCGCCACCCTCGATGGGGCCGGCGCGATAACAGTGACGAAGTTTACCCTGTCGAACGGCGAATCACGGGTCGCCCTGTCCGGCGCCGTCGGCCTTTTCAATGAGGGCCTCAGGGGCCTGCGCGCCGATCCTCCCATCACCCTGGACATAGAGCGCTTCGCGGTGAGCCCCGGCGATTTCGACGGCAGGTTCGGCGGCGCCCTGACGCTCACGGGCCGGGTTTCCGGAAGCGTCAGGGACCCCAGGGGGGCCCTCGCCCTGTCCGGCGCGAACCTCAACCTCCGCATCCAGAGATTCAAGTCCCTGGATTGCACCGTCAACTTCAGGGACCGGAAGGCCATCATCGATCCCCTCCTGCTGACCCTGTCGCCGGGCGAAGCGATCCGGTGTGACGGCTGGATCGGCACGGACCGCTCCTATGATTTCACCATGACATCGGACCCGATTTCCCTTACAAGGATCCAGGCCCTGGAGGCGGCGGAGGGATTACAGGGCAGGATGACCATAGACATGAAGGGTAAAGGCTTCCTAGGCAACCCGGCCCTGGGCGGCTCCATCGCAGCCACCGGCCTCACCTATGGCGACACCGCCTACGACGACATGATCGTCAGGGTGACCATGGCCGACCACCGCATCTCCTTCAAGGGGAGGATGAACTTCGATCTCGAAGGCTCCTACGATCTCAGGGACCGGGGCTTCACCGCGGCCGCCCTGTTCGACAGGACCGACCTCACGCCCTACCTTGCCGCGGCCGGCAGGAAAAGCCTCGGCGGCGCCGTCACGGGAACGGTCAGGGCCTCAGGGAACGCCGCCGCCCCGGCCCGGTCCGACCTGCGCCTCAGCCTGGGGCAGCTGGAGCTTTTCAGCGAAGGCCGGCGGCTGGTGACGTCGCGGAAATGCGAGGCCGTTCTCTCAAAAGGCATATTCACCATTCCCGGCATAAACCTTTCACTCCTTGATTCCGGGTGGATCGCCATCGGCGGCAGGGGAAACCTCTCGGGCCCCCTGGCCGTCACCTGCGACGCGCGGGTCCCCCTGGAGCTGGCGAACCGCTTCACGGACTCGCTGACCAATTTCACCGGGACCCTCTCGGTGAAAGGCGGCCTCACCGGGACCGCGCAACGGCCCCGCATGAGCGCGGTTATCGGCCTTGACAGGATCGGCTTTTTCATACCGGCCATCAATAACGATATCCGGGACCTCACCGGCGGGATATCGCTCTCGCCGGACAGGGTGACCCTGGACAGGATCCGTGGGAACGTGGGCGAGGGCGTTTTTTCCATCGGCGGCTCCATGGCGGCGCGGGGCCTGAAGCTCAGCGACATCAGGGTGAACGCCGCGGCGCGGAACATACCGGTCGAAATAACGGACACGATGCGCATGACCTTTGACGCCAACGCCCGCATCACCGGCAATTCCGCCAGGACCCTCCTCAGGGGCGACGTGACGGTGCTGGAGGGGATATATTACCAGGACCTGGTCCTCCGCCCCCTTCAGGAGATCGGCGCCGTGACGGACAGACCGACGAAGGCCGCAGACGAAAAAGCGCGCCGGACCATCCTCGACTCGATCATCATCGACGCGGCGGTGAGGACCAGGAGCCCCTTCGCCGTGGAGAACAATATCGCCGGCCTGAAGATCGCCAGCGACCTGAGGATCGCAGGCACCGCGGCAACCCCGGTCCTCATCGGCAGCGCCCGGGTCGAGAGCGGCGTGATCCACTACCTCGGGAGGGACTTCGACATTGTGAAGGGAAAGATCGATTTCATCAATCCCTACCGGATCGAGCCGCTGATCAGCATCAGCAGCAACGCCCGGATACAGAAATGGCTTGTCTCCATCGCCGTGTCCGGGACCCCGTCGACGCTCCGGTACGACCTGTCCTCGAGCCCGGTCCTGGACAGCAACAACATCCTTTCCCTGGTCATGCTCGGGAAAACGACCGGCGGCGCCATGACCTATTCCGCCAGCGACCTCCTGGGGCAGCTGATCGCCTTCAATTACGGGGGGCAGATAAAAAAATCGACCGGCATCGACACCCTCGAGGTGAAGGCCCCGGATCCGAAGACCGGCAAGGGGCAATCGGTGACCATCGGCAAATACCTTGACCGGCGCTTCAGCGTGTACTACACCGTCGGCAAGGACAGCAAGGATATCCGCACCGCCTCCACCGTGAAATACAGGCTGAACGACAGCGTCCTCCTTGACCTCAAGTACGACTCGAAGGGCGAGGTCGGAATCGACATGCAGTACAACAAGGAATTCCGCTGA
- a CDS encoding cupin domain-containing protein, which translates to MGFESLSDLLGRVEVRADLKIGLEQVFRNETMSFNVGVVPLEVPDHYHKISDEMYFVHEGKGRMRLGDEHRDVAEGDFISIPRGTVHGLVKTGGARMVIFIITSPPFDPEHDRFTV; encoded by the coding sequence ATGGGATTCGAGTCACTCTCCGATCTGCTCGGCCGGGTCGAGGTGAGGGCTGATCTGAAAATCGGACTGGAACAGGTTTTCCGGAACGAGACCATGAGCTTCAACGTCGGCGTCGTGCCCTTGGAGGTGCCCGACCACTATCACAAAATAAGCGACGAGATGTACTTTGTCCACGAGGGAAAGGGAAGGATGAGGCTCGGCGACGAGCACCGGGACGTGGCCGAGGGCGATTTCATCTCCATTCCCCGCGGCACGGTCCACGGCCTCGTGAAAACCGGCGGCGCCAGGATGGTCATATTCATCATAACGTCGCCGCCCTTTGACCCGGAACACGACCGCTTCACGGTGTAG
- a CDS encoding DUF2804 domain-containing protein: MTKQPMKQPIYSREILPPPECLVTNGRIAFGTFNGPLKKINPLDAARPFGVPLPRFFRNFRLKEWQAFQLGNRDFFMLAVIYNQKAGTLVQFIVCDKKNGRMTKYEKKVPSWVTAVPSSLGDTRARYVSDSFRIDVHNKLDRGRIFIDVAIDADDRLPSLYGHFEAFHEKGAVNPLVVSLPFAANRGMYSHKCLMPMQGTLFFEGRKIDFPKRVSFAIMDDHKGFYPYILKYDWVTGASFTDKGLTGFNLTDNQVRDKERYNENCLWLGNKLHLLPPVTFNRPSGVSGEWTIRDNYGMVDIAFRPVFENPLKLNLVAIKTDYYGPFGSFTGAIRPSSGLKVSVDGFFGMGEQKYFRG, encoded by the coding sequence ATGACAAAACAACCAATGAAGCAGCCGATATACTCCCGGGAGATTCTTCCCCCGCCGGAATGCCTGGTTACGAATGGCAGGATTGCCTTCGGCACCTTCAACGGGCCCCTGAAAAAGATCAATCCCCTTGACGCGGCCAGGCCCTTCGGCGTTCCTCTCCCCCGCTTTTTCAGGAATTTCCGTCTCAAGGAATGGCAGGCCTTCCAGCTCGGCAACAGGGACTTTTTCATGCTCGCCGTGATCTACAACCAGAAGGCGGGGACCCTGGTCCAGTTCATCGTCTGCGACAAAAAAAACGGGCGGATGACCAAGTATGAAAAAAAGGTTCCCTCCTGGGTGACCGCCGTTCCCTCCTCCCTGGGCGACACCAGGGCGCGCTATGTTTCGGATAGCTTCCGCATCGACGTGCACAACAAGCTGGACCGGGGCAGGATATTCATTGACGTGGCCATCGACGCCGACGACAGGCTGCCGTCCCTGTACGGTCACTTCGAGGCCTTCCACGAAAAAGGAGCGGTGAATCCCCTTGTGGTGAGCCTCCCCTTCGCCGCCAACCGGGGCATGTATTCCCATAAATGCCTGATGCCGATGCAGGGGACCCTCTTTTTCGAAGGCCGGAAGATCGACTTCCCGAAGCGGGTCAGCTTCGCCATCATGGACGATCACAAGGGATTTTATCCGTATATTCTTAAATACGATTGGGTCACCGGCGCCTCTTTCACGGACAAAGGCCTCACCGGCTTCAACCTGACCGACAACCAGGTGCGCGACAAGGAGCGCTATAACGAGAATTGCCTCTGGCTGGGAAATAAGCTGCACCTGCTGCCGCCGGTTACCTTTAACCGTCCCAGCGGCGTAAGCGGCGAATGGACCATAAGGGACAACTACGGCATGGTGGACATCGCCTTCAGGCCGGTCTTCGAGAACCCACTGAAGCTCAACCTGGTCGCGATCAAAACGGATTACTACGGACCCTTCGGATCATTCACCGGCGCCATCAGGCCCTCGTCGGGCCTGAAGGTTTCCGTTGACGGGTTCTTCGGCATGGGCGAGCAGAAGTATTTCCGCGGGTAG